A stretch of Fundicoccus culcitae DNA encodes these proteins:
- a CDS encoding carbohydrate ABC transporter permease — protein MNQEIPITPDEMIIPQAMIDEQEKLRKRALLKERLSKAGLLIINTLLALVTLFPLIYAVTMSLKTPGEIYNTEFKLLPETPQFSNYADAFRTAPLGRYIWNSFVVATSITIGQLISGSLAAFSFEFLESRFKEVLFALVLATMMVPGEATIVSNYLQVAQWGWLDTYHVLIIPYLTSASTIFLFRQFYKNFPFTLYEAAKMDGCSNLRFIFTILLPLSKPALGATAVNAFINSWNMYMWPLMVSGSDNYRTVQIGVSMMQSVDSQSIVMMFAGVVFCLLPSLLIFLIGRKTLVKGLFSGSVKG, from the coding sequence ATGAATCAAGAAATTCCTATAACGCCTGATGAAATGATTATTCCTCAAGCAATGATTGATGAGCAAGAGAAACTCAGAAAACGCGCCTTGCTCAAAGAACGATTGTCAAAAGCGGGCTTGTTGATTATCAATACTTTATTAGCCTTGGTCACCCTCTTCCCTTTAATTTATGCGGTAACCATGTCTTTAAAAACGCCGGGAGAAATATATAATACGGAATTTAAATTACTCCCGGAAACACCCCAGTTTTCTAATTATGCGGATGCGTTTAGAACGGCACCCTTGGGGCGTTATATTTGGAACTCCTTTGTTGTCGCCACATCGATTACGATTGGACAATTAATTTCAGGGTCGTTAGCGGCCTTTTCATTCGAATTTTTAGAATCACGCTTTAAAGAAGTTTTGTTTGCGCTTGTGTTAGCGACCATGATGGTACCGGGTGAGGCAACGATTGTATCTAATTACTTACAGGTGGCGCAATGGGGTTGGTTAGATACGTACCATGTCTTAATTATTCCTTATTTAACATCTGCTTCAACCATTTTCTTATTTAGACAATTTTATAAAAATTTTCCTTTTACCTTATATGAAGCGGCAAAAATGGATGGTTGTAGTAACCTGCGATTCATTTTTACCATTCTCTTACCATTATCCAAACCAGCTTTGGGGGCTACCGCCGTTAATGCCTTCATCAATTCATGGAACATGTATATGTGGCCATTGATGGTCTCTGGTTCAGATAATTATCGGACGGTTCAAATCGGGGTTTCAATGATGCAAAGTGTGGATAGTCAGTCAATTGTCATGATGTTTGCCGGGGTTGTCTTTTGTCTATTGCCTTCACTACTGATTTTCTTAATCGGTCGTAAAACACTTGTTAAAGGACTTTTTTCTGGTTCAGTCAAAGGTTAG
- a CDS encoding carbohydrate ABC transporter permease, with protein sequence MAAQVRAKKKFLIEPYLYLVPAAIILLVFTYWPFIRTIYRSFFVTDNRGVEKVYYGVKNYTDLFTSSSFQNSIWVTIQFVIVVLIVGMSIGFVTALLTSRAFPGWQMFSTVYAMPMAIASSGIAMVFKIMLNQQTGALNQILGTNINWLVDPKYALVSLAFITGWLNSGLNFLYFSAALANVDDSLYESASVDGANNWNKFLYVTLPSIQNITFYVFVINIIGAFQSFAQIRILTSGGPGESTNVIVHDIYRNAFQNFRYGLASAESIILFVIIAILTAIMFYIQNRRSKS encoded by the coding sequence ATGGCAGCACAAGTACGCGCGAAAAAGAAGTTCTTAATTGAGCCTTATCTATATTTGGTGCCAGCGGCAATTATTTTGTTGGTATTTACTTATTGGCCTTTCATTCGGACGATTTACCGGAGTTTTTTCGTCACGGATAATCGGGGCGTTGAGAAAGTTTATTATGGGGTTAAGAATTACACGGATCTGTTCACTTCGAGTTCGTTTCAGAATAGTATTTGGGTAACGATACAGTTTGTGATTGTGGTTTTAATTGTCGGCATGTCGATTGGCTTTGTGACGGCTTTGCTTACCAGTCGGGCCTTTCCGGGTTGGCAGATGTTTTCAACGGTTTATGCGATGCCGATGGCGATTGCGTCGAGTGGGATTGCGATGGTCTTTAAAATTATGTTGAATCAGCAGACGGGTGCCCTTAATCAAATTTTGGGAACGAATATCAATTGGCTGGTTGATCCGAAATACGCCTTGGTTTCATTGGCATTTATTACGGGTTGGCTCAATAGTGGGTTGAACTTTTTGTACTTTAGTGCGGCGCTCGCCAATGTTGATGATAGTTTGTATGAAAGTGCCTCGGTCGACGGGGCGAATAATTGGAATAAATTTCTCTACGTCACCTTGCCTTCTATCCAAAATATCACTTTTTATGTTTTTGTCATCAATATCATTGGGGCTTTCCAATCGTTTGCGCAGATTCGTATTTTGACATCTGGGGGGCCAGGCGAATCGACGAACGTGATTGTTCATGATATTTACCGAAATGCTTTCCAAAACTTCCGTTATGGTTTGGCATCGGCGGAATCGATTATTTTATTTGTTATTATCGCTATTTTAACGGCGATTATGTTCTATATTCAAAATAGGAGGTCTAAATCATGA
- a CDS encoding LysR family transcriptional regulator: MEINQLYYFVTIVNANYNISEAAKRIHISQPALSRAVAKLEAEQTHKLFVRRRGRLVGLTPSGDIVYAHAMSILVEHDTMLRELNDIAMYDLGNVKIGVPPIILSILMTRPLSRLMVINPDINIILSEKSSFEIQTDLRNRRLDFGLIMSPNEINTTYFNEDIIFDEELVLYVNDQHPLAKSRRPVRWDELNDYKLSILNDQFMIHHLLIAKFNQYRLKPKILHKVGSWDFLLETAKNSDIVTILPETIHRVGVMDNLVKVYVEDPVKWKIALISHKKNEYTQIEKYFRYSFFNYFSQGENIDALVPFTAEKN; encoded by the coding sequence GTGGAAATTAACCAATTATATTATTTTGTGACAATTGTCAACGCAAATTATAATATTTCGGAAGCGGCGAAACGGATCCATATTTCGCAACCTGCGCTCAGTCGTGCAGTGGCTAAGCTGGAAGCGGAACAAACGCATAAGCTGTTTGTGCGCCGAAGAGGGCGTTTAGTGGGCTTGACGCCTTCGGGGGACATCGTTTATGCGCACGCGATGTCGATTTTGGTGGAGCACGACACCATGTTAAGGGAGTTAAATGACATTGCCATGTATGATTTGGGCAATGTGAAGATTGGTGTGCCGCCAATCATTTTAAGTATTTTAATGACACGGCCGTTGTCGCGTTTGATGGTCATTAACCCCGATATTAATATCATTTTATCTGAAAAAAGTTCCTTTGAAATTCAAACCGATTTGCGCAATCGCCGCTTGGATTTTGGTTTAATTATGTCCCCTAATGAAATAAATACCACCTACTTTAATGAAGATATAATTTTTGATGAAGAGTTAGTTTTGTATGTGAACGACCAGCATCCTTTAGCAAAGTCACGGCGGCCGGTGCGATGGGATGAATTAAATGACTACAAGTTATCGATATTAAATGATCAATTTATGATTCACCATTTGTTAATCGCTAAGTTTAATCAGTACCGCTTGAAACCCAAAATTTTGCATAAAGTCGGCTCATGGGATTTCTTGTTAGAAACGGCTAAAAATTCTGACATCGTGACGATTTTACCCGAAACCATTCACCGCGTAGGGGTTATGGACAACTTAGTGAAAGTATATGTCGAAGACCCGGTTAAATGGAAAATCGCCCTGATTAGTCATAAAAAAAATGAGTACACGCAAATTGAAAAATATTTCCGTTATAGTTTTTTTAACTATTTTAGCCAAGGAGAAAATATCGACGCTTTGGTGCCTTTTACGGCTGAAAAGAACTAA
- the yghU gene encoding glutathione-dependent disulfide-bond oxidoreductase, which translates to MTEYKLPDVWQWEDENDHLSGNRPTAGSRMEQTLPVGDAPFQIYSLGTPNGIKVAIMMEELKALGVEGADYDLFKINIGAGDQFGSDFVAINPNSKIPAMVDKSQTPQINIFESGSILLYLAEKFGQLIPADIHGRTETLNWLFWQIGAGPYVGGGFGHFFSSAPEKMKYPIDRFTMETKRQLDLLDQTLAKRPYIAGDTYTIADIAIWSWYGRLVLGESYEGSAEFLDVASYTHLMEWAERLNARPGVQNGLNAEYRPIKDEAEED; encoded by the coding sequence ATGACGGAATACAAATTACCGGATGTTTGGCAATGGGAAGATGAAAATGATCATTTGAGCGGAAATCGGCCGACGGCGGGCAGCCGCATGGAGCAAACGTTGCCGGTGGGGGATGCGCCGTTTCAGATTTACTCGCTAGGGACACCCAACGGCATCAAGGTGGCGATAATGATGGAGGAGTTGAAAGCCCTCGGGGTTGAGGGTGCCGATTATGATCTTTTCAAAATAAATATCGGCGCGGGCGACCAGTTTGGGTCGGACTTTGTTGCGATTAATCCCAATTCAAAAATTCCTGCGATGGTTGATAAGAGCCAAACCCCTCAAATAAATATCTTTGAATCCGGCTCGATTTTGCTGTATTTAGCAGAGAAGTTTGGGCAACTTATTCCAGCCGATATCCACGGTAGAACAGAAACGCTTAACTGGCTCTTTTGGCAAATTGGCGCTGGCCCTTATGTTGGCGGTGGCTTTGGGCACTTCTTTAGCTCTGCCCCTGAGAAAATGAAATACCCCATTGATCGCTTTACCATGGAAACCAAACGCCAACTGGACTTGTTAGATCAAACCTTGGCTAAGCGACCTTACATTGCTGGCGATACCTACACGATTGCCGACATTGCGATTTGGTCCTGGTATGGGCGGCTGGTTTTAGGCGAATCCTATGAAGGCTCAGCCGAGTTCCTTGATGTAGCAAGTTACACCCACTTGATGGAATGGGCAGAACGCCTCAACGCTCGCCCCGGTGTTCAAAATGGTTTGAACGCCGAATATCGTCCAATTAAAGACGAAGCTGAAGAAGATTAA
- a CDS encoding Ltp family lipoprotein, with protein sequence MKKWLLLLVSLFVLSPVSAVSAQEMSDLEGAALVMLNETLYDMFYLNFNPITKTYGFVATGDVSVEYTTVLDGEASDDMVEGIVALRDEFIGLQDFFTEIFGTDSGYTLQLINGKDVDQTFLEIKDGEVLVDLLADALEGTDEAAATNAVDTALANASDALNSADSFLESIQNTTSGDEALVPMNAAEAALKKAQIYVDYMDYSIDDLYDQLIFEGYTEAEVEYAIENVKVD encoded by the coding sequence ATGAAAAAATGGTTGTTGTTGTTAGTGAGTTTGTTTGTCTTATCACCGGTTTCGGCGGTGAGTGCCCAAGAGATGTCCGACTTGGAAGGGGCAGCCTTGGTCATGCTCAATGAGACGTTGTATGACATGTTTTATTTAAATTTCAATCCTATAACAAAGACTTATGGTTTTGTGGCAACGGGTGATGTAAGTGTCGAATATACGACGGTGTTAGATGGCGAAGCTTCGGATGACATGGTTGAAGGCATCGTAGCGTTGCGGGATGAATTCATTGGTTTACAAGACTTTTTCACCGAAATCTTTGGCACAGACTCTGGCTACACCCTTCAATTGATTAATGGGAAAGATGTGGATCAAACCTTTTTGGAAATCAAAGATGGCGAGGTTTTGGTTGATTTGTTAGCCGATGCCTTGGAAGGAACCGATGAGGCTGCAGCCACCAACGCTGTCGACACCGCTTTGGCCAATGCCAGCGATGCATTGAATAGCGCGGATAGCTTTTTGGAATCCATTCAAAATACAACCTCTGGTGACGAAGCGTTAGTCCCTATGAATGCAGCCGAAGCAGCCCTTAAAAAAGCGCAGATTTATGTCGATTACATGGATTACAGCATCGATGATTTATATGACCAACTGATTTTCGAAGGCTACACTGAAGCCGAGGTTGAGTACGCGATTGAAAATGTGAAGGTTGATTAG
- a CDS encoding CoA-acylating methylmalonate-semialdehyde dehydrogenase, which produces MTGVRVLKNYINGEWVDSQTDTFEDVVNPATGEVIAKVPLSTRAELDEAAAVAAEAFKVWGKESTPKRGRLLFRLQNVLLENTEELARLITLENGKSLADARGEVQRGIENTEHAASIVNLYMGDTIANAASDVEVSNYRYPIGVVGCITPFNFPMMVPFWMFPMAIAAGNTVVIKPSEKTPLLMEKIVDLTEQAGFPKGLLNVVYGAHDVVNGILQNPLVKAVSFVGSEPVGRYVYQEGTKHMKRVQALTGAKNHTIVLNDADLDDAMPKILGGAFGSAGQRCMAAAVLTVEDGIYDEFMARFVEEAKNIVIGDGMDDSTFLGPVIRKENQQRTFDYIEKGIAAGATVTLDGRENIPENGFFVGPTILENVTVEMDIWKDEIFAPFVSVIRVKDLREAVDVANTHELANGACLFSNDARSIRYFRENIDAGMLGINLGVPAPIAWFPFSGWKNSFYGDLHTNGKDGLNFYTHTKVVTAQYNTKSF; this is translated from the coding sequence ATGACTGGAGTAAGAGTATTAAAAAATTATATCAACGGTGAGTGGGTTGACAGTCAAACAGACACATTCGAGGATGTAGTGAACCCGGCGACGGGCGAAGTGATTGCCAAAGTGCCTTTATCAACGCGGGCTGAGTTGGATGAGGCGGCGGCAGTGGCGGCTGAAGCGTTCAAAGTTTGGGGCAAGGAAAGTACGCCAAAACGCGGTCGCTTGTTGTTTAGATTGCAAAATGTTTTGTTAGAAAACACGGAAGAATTGGCGCGTTTAATCACCTTGGAAAATGGTAAATCGTTGGCGGATGCGCGCGGTGAAGTGCAACGGGGTATTGAAAACACCGAGCATGCGGCGTCCATCGTGAATTTATATATGGGCGACACGATTGCTAACGCGGCGTCGGACGTGGAAGTGTCCAACTATCGCTACCCGATTGGGGTGGTGGGTTGTATTACGCCCTTCAATTTCCCGATGATGGTGCCGTTCTGGATGTTCCCGATGGCGATTGCGGCGGGTAACACGGTGGTTATTAAGCCTTCTGAAAAAACGCCTTTATTAATGGAAAAGATTGTTGACTTAACCGAGCAAGCCGGCTTCCCTAAAGGCTTGTTGAACGTGGTTTATGGTGCGCATGATGTGGTGAATGGTATTTTACAAAATCCTTTAGTTAAGGCTGTGTCTTTCGTGGGTTCTGAACCAGTTGGCCGCTATGTTTACCAAGAAGGTACCAAACATATGAAACGCGTGCAAGCTTTGACCGGTGCCAAAAACCATACGATTGTTTTAAATGATGCCGACCTTGATGATGCGATGCCTAAGATTTTGGGTGGGGCTTTTGGTTCGGCTGGTCAACGTTGTATGGCTGCCGCTGTTTTAACCGTCGAAGATGGTATTTACGATGAGTTTATGGCACGCTTTGTTGAAGAAGCTAAGAACATCGTCATTGGTGACGGCATGGATGATTCCACTTTCTTAGGTCCCGTTATTCGTAAAGAAAATCAACAACGGACGTTCGATTATATCGAAAAAGGTATTGCTGCGGGTGCGACCGTCACCTTGGATGGCCGTGAAAATATCCCTGAAAATGGCTTCTTCGTAGGACCGACGATCCTTGAAAACGTGACCGTTGAGATGGATATTTGGAAAGATGAAATTTTCGCCCCGTTCGTTTCGGTTATTCGTGTGAAAGACTTGCGTGAGGCCGTCGATGTGGCGAATACCCATGAACTGGCGAATGGTGCGTGCTTGTTTAGCAATGATGCGCGCTCCATCCGTTACTTTAGAGAAAATATCGATGCCGGCATGTTGGGCATCAACCTGGGTGTTCCTGCCCCGATTGCTTGGTTCCCGTTCTCTGGTTGGAAAAATTCCTTCTATGGCGATTTACACACCAACGGCAAAGACGGCTTGAACTTCTACACCCACACCAAAGTGGTCACTGCACAATACAACACCAAATCCTTTTAA
- a CDS encoding ABC transporter ATP-binding protein: MASVELRQVTKSYDNNKTLAVKPLSIAIQDKEFVVIVGPSGCGKSTTLRMIAGLESISSGGLFIDDQLVNYVESKDRDIAMVFQNYALYPYMTIAENIGFPLKMQKMPKKELNRRVEEVAKILQLEAFLKRKPDALSGGQRQRVALGRAMVRNPKVFLLDEPLSNLDAKLRVEMRAEIVRLHRELQTTFIYVTHDQIEAMTMGDRIVVMRDGYLEQMDSPINLYEFPATKFVAEFIGSPQMNVFKTDLVVGAGGTSDGRISMHGQKVVLGQEVVERLKDGTVSGPVYAGIRPEDFVLVSADDAEGIAVVLENVEHLGHGMNLFFTVADRPEMMAATIDIGPAVAVGDTVYLKPKANRWHLFDAESEQSLLEMGGTARIL, translated from the coding sequence ATGGCAAGTGTTGAGTTGCGGCAGGTAACCAAATCGTATGATAACAACAAAACCCTGGCGGTTAAGCCGCTTTCGATTGCGATTCAGGATAAGGAGTTTGTGGTGATTGTGGGGCCGTCGGGCTGTGGTAAGTCGACGACCTTGCGGATGATTGCGGGCTTGGAATCTATTTCAAGTGGAGGTTTGTTTATCGATGACCAGTTGGTCAATTATGTGGAATCTAAGGATCGGGATATCGCGATGGTGTTCCAAAATTACGCTTTGTATCCTTATATGACGATTGCGGAGAATATTGGTTTTCCATTGAAAATGCAAAAGATGCCGAAGAAAGAACTTAATCGTCGCGTGGAAGAAGTCGCTAAAATCTTGCAGTTAGAAGCCTTTTTAAAGCGGAAACCGGATGCTTTGTCAGGTGGGCAGCGGCAACGGGTGGCTTTAGGACGGGCTATGGTGCGGAATCCGAAGGTCTTCTTGTTGGATGAGCCCTTATCGAATTTGGATGCCAAGTTGCGGGTTGAGATGCGGGCGGAGATTGTGCGCTTGCACCGTGAATTGCAAACGACCTTTATTTATGTCACGCACGATCAAATCGAAGCCATGACCATGGGTGACCGCATTGTGGTGATGCGCGATGGCTATTTGGAGCAGATGGATAGTCCGATTAATTTATATGAATTCCCTGCGACGAAATTTGTTGCCGAATTCATTGGTAGCCCGCAAATGAATGTTTTTAAAACGGACTTGGTAGTTGGTGCGGGTGGTACGAGTGATGGGCGGATTTCGATGCATGGTCAGAAGGTTGTTTTAGGGCAAGAAGTTGTGGAACGCTTGAAGGACGGCACTGTGTCGGGACCTGTGTATGCTGGCATTCGTCCAGAAGATTTTGTATTGGTGTCTGCCGATGATGCTGAAGGTATCGCGGTCGTGCTTGAAAATGTTGAGCACTTAGGGCATGGGATGAATTTGTTTTTCACCGTTGCTGATCGCCCTGAGATGATGGCTGCGACTATTGACATTGGTCCTGCCGTGGCTGTTGGCGATACCGTCTACTTGAAACCCAAGGCTAATCGCTGGCATTTGTTTGATGCTGAGAGCGAGCAAAGTTTGTTGGAGATGGGTGGCACAGCTAGAATATTATAA
- a CDS encoding alanine racemase — MRYPLLDIDLKKLYENAALISGLCAEHGIQVAGVIKGFGGLIECSREFVKGGCSQLASSRIEQLKRISQSDIEVPTLLLRSPMMSEIEDTVAFSDMCLITEKATLLALEKEARKRQKVYKVILMYDVGDLREGIFDQREFVEAAVFIEKELDWVVLEGVGSNFTCYGSVVPTVANLTVLCALAEEIEGLIGRELALISGGATTTLPLVVDGTIPKRVNHLRVGEAISTGYDLRENYDCVLKGQHDDVFTITAQIIEVNAKPTFPIGRRVKNSFSETVEYVDRGVRRRALIALGHQDIGDSKQLIPLDPAMEVYGDSSDHTILDIQASDRDYQVGDLVTFKMQYQAILYASTSEYVRKRFV, encoded by the coding sequence ATGAGATATCCATTGTTAGACATTGATTTGAAGAAGTTATATGAAAATGCGGCATTGATTTCGGGTTTGTGCGCGGAGCATGGGATTCAAGTTGCCGGTGTGATTAAAGGTTTTGGTGGCTTGATTGAGTGTTCGCGGGAGTTTGTTAAGGGTGGGTGTTCGCAATTAGCGAGTTCGCGGATTGAGCAATTGAAAAGAATATCTCAGAGTGATATTGAAGTGCCTACTTTATTGCTTAGAAGTCCGATGATGAGTGAAATTGAAGATACCGTCGCATTTTCGGATATGTGCTTGATTACTGAGAAAGCTACTCTACTAGCTTTGGAGAAAGAGGCACGGAAACGTCAAAAGGTGTATAAGGTAATTTTGATGTATGATGTCGGGGATTTGCGGGAAGGAATTTTCGATCAGCGCGAGTTTGTTGAAGCAGCGGTATTTATTGAAAAGGAATTGGATTGGGTGGTGCTTGAGGGCGTTGGATCCAATTTTACCTGTTATGGTTCGGTGGTGCCGACGGTGGCGAATTTGACGGTGCTGTGCGCGTTGGCCGAGGAAATCGAAGGGCTGATTGGGCGCGAGTTGGCGCTGATTTCGGGCGGTGCGACGACGACTTTGCCCTTGGTGGTTGATGGGACGATTCCTAAGCGTGTCAATCATTTGCGGGTCGGCGAAGCGATTTCGACGGGTTATGATTTGCGCGAGAATTATGATTGCGTGCTTAAGGGACAGCATGATGACGTGTTTACGATTACGGCGCAAATTATTGAAGTGAATGCGAAGCCGACTTTTCCGATTGGTCGGCGGGTGAAGAATTCTTTTAGTGAAACAGTTGAGTATGTGGACCGGGGTGTTCGTCGGAGGGCGTTGATTGCTTTAGGGCATCAGGATATTGGTGACAGTAAGCAGCTGATTCCGCTGGACCCGGCGATGGAAGTGTATGGGGACAGTAGTGACCACACGATTTTGGATATTCAAGCGAGTGACCGGGATTACCAGGTGGGGGATTTGGTTACTTTTAAGATGCAGTATCAGGCGATTTTGTATGCCTCGACGTCGGAGTATGTTAGGAAGAGGTTTGTTTAG
- a CDS encoding iron-containing alcohol dehydrogenase, whose product MSMHKVEIPTEIFYGDGCLASVGELAKKFGDKVLIIGDEMMGKLGHIDKVTELLEAEGLTVSHYLGVNSEPNDGHVSEGLAIQEANEANVLVAIGGGSPIDTAKAIAVVATNGGYIGDYLQNKTPITQAPLPLIAIPTTAGTGSEVTNVTVITNTQAQVKMMIKNLAFLPKAAIIDPNMTMTSPQSVTAATGMDALCHGIESYISRISHPLTKTFSMAAIELILNNIQTAYDHGDNVEARTNMALGAMEAGIAFSNASVTLVHGMSRPVGALFHVPHGISNSMLLPAVLEFTRDEIVDELADIARLFLSTDDAKDQSNDALADETIAYIKKLSQNLNIPNLKDWGIDAAEFEGALDKMATDAIASGSPGYNPRIPSHQEVVELYRTCYDYDFSV is encoded by the coding sequence ATGAGTATGCACAAAGTGGAGATTCCCACGGAGATTTTTTATGGGGACGGCTGTTTGGCGAGTGTTGGTGAGCTGGCGAAGAAGTTTGGCGATAAGGTGTTAATTATTGGCGATGAGATGATGGGCAAGCTGGGGCATATTGATAAGGTGACGGAACTGTTGGAAGCCGAAGGCTTGACGGTGAGTCATTATTTGGGCGTGAATTCTGAGCCAAATGATGGACATGTTAGCGAAGGGCTGGCGATTCAAGAGGCCAACGAGGCCAATGTTTTGGTGGCGATTGGTGGGGGCAGTCCGATTGATACGGCTAAGGCGATTGCGGTGGTGGCAACCAATGGGGGTTATATTGGGGATTACCTGCAAAATAAGACGCCGATTACTCAAGCGCCGCTGCCTTTGATTGCGATTCCGACGACGGCGGGGACGGGGTCGGAAGTGACCAATGTGACGGTTATTACGAATACGCAAGCGCAAGTTAAGATGATGATTAAAAATTTAGCTTTTCTACCAAAAGCGGCGATTATTGATCCGAACATGACGATGACCTCACCGCAAAGTGTGACCGCTGCGACGGGGATGGATGCTTTGTGTCACGGGATTGAGTCGTATATTTCACGAATTAGTCACCCTTTGACCAAAACTTTTTCGATGGCAGCGATTGAATTGATTTTGAACAATATTCAAACGGCTTATGATCATGGCGATAATGTCGAAGCTCGGACAAACATGGCTTTAGGGGCTATGGAAGCCGGGATTGCTTTTTCAAATGCTTCAGTTACTTTGGTTCACGGTATGTCGCGTCCTGTCGGTGCCCTTTTCCATGTTCCGCATGGCATTTCAAATTCTATGTTATTACCAGCTGTTTTAGAGTTTACGCGTGATGAGATTGTGGATGAGTTAGCTGATATTGCTCGCTTGTTCTTGTCAACGGATGACGCTAAAGACCAATCCAATGATGCCTTGGCCGATGAGACGATTGCTTACATTAAGAAACTAAGTCAGAACTTGAATATTCCTAATCTGAAAGATTGGGGTATTGATGCCGCTGAATTTGAAGGGGCCTTAGATAAAATGGCAACAGATGCGATTGCTTCAGGTAGTCCTGGTTACAATCCGCGGATTCCATCGCATCAAGAAGTGGTTGAGTTGTACCGCACGTGTTATGACTATGATTTTTCGGTTTAG
- a CDS encoding ABC transporter substrate-binding protein: protein MKKFKFLKAITAAAVALTGFVNLGAVTQVSAQTGENQEIVFWHGMGGGAGTALEAIVEQFNSTNELGITVTAEYQGSYDDTITKLRNSSLGNLEADIVQIYDIGSRYMIDSGLVLPMRQFIDAEGYDISQIEPNIAAYYTIDDQLISMPFNSSTPILYYNVDMFEAAGIENVPTTLAEIIEVQPALEEAGASMAISLNIYGWFVEQFIAKEGEHFVNNGNGREDYATEVAFIENGVMEEILTAWYDMFEAGAAPNVGRQGGQPEFVSASSAMMLGSTASLAGILAEVDGSFEVGTSFFPAVTADGVDGGVSIGGASVWALDSQDPEKAQATWEFVKFLVSPEVQAEWAAATGYFPISTAAHEVDVFQENVANFPQFQTAIDQLHASTPEAQGALLSVFPEARQIVETEIENMLNGASTPTEAAQAMADQINTAIEQYNLVNY, encoded by the coding sequence ATGAAAAAATTTAAATTTTTAAAAGCTATTACAGCTGCGGCTGTTGCTTTAACTGGTTTCGTTAATTTAGGTGCAGTCACACAAGTAAGTGCTCAAACAGGCGAAAATCAAGAAATTGTTTTCTGGCATGGTATGGGCGGTGGCGCTGGTACAGCATTAGAAGCAATCGTTGAACAATTCAATTCAACCAATGAATTAGGTATTACAGTTACAGCTGAATATCAAGGTTCATACGATGATACCATCACAAAATTAAGAAACTCTTCATTAGGTAACTTAGAAGCTGACATCGTTCAAATCTACGATATCGGATCACGTTATATGATTGACTCTGGATTAGTTTTACCTATGCGACAATTTATTGATGCTGAAGGTTATGATATTTCGCAAATCGAACCAAATATCGCTGCTTACTACACAATTGATGATCAACTAATCTCTATGCCTTTCAACTCATCTACACCAATCCTTTACTATAATGTGGATATGTTTGAAGCTGCTGGTATCGAAAATGTTCCAACGACATTAGCTGAAATCATCGAAGTACAACCTGCTTTAGAAGAAGCTGGCGCTTCAATGGCCATTTCACTAAATATCTACGGTTGGTTCGTTGAGCAATTCATCGCTAAAGAAGGCGAACACTTTGTCAACAACGGTAATGGTCGTGAAGACTATGCCACTGAAGTTGCTTTTATTGAAAATGGTGTGATGGAAGAAATTTTAACGGCTTGGTATGACATGTTTGAAGCAGGCGCTGCACCAAACGTTGGCCGTCAAGGTGGACAACCTGAATTCGTTTCTGCTTCTTCTGCTATGATGTTAGGTTCAACCGCTTCTTTAGCTGGTATTTTAGCTGAAGTGGATGGTAGCTTTGAAGTAGGTACGTCATTCTTCCCAGCAGTTACGGCTGACGGCGTTGATGGGGGTGTTTCTATCGGTGGTGCTTCTGTTTGGGCTTTGGATAGCCAAGATCCTGAAAAAGCACAAGCTACTTGGGAATTTGTTAAATTCTTAGTTTCACCAGAAGTTCAAGCTGAATGGGCTGCCGCAACAGGTTACTTCCCAATTTCAACTGCTGCTCATGAAGTGGATGTCTTCCAAGAAAACGTCGCTAACTTCCCACAATTCCAAACAGCAATCGATCAATTACATGCTTCTACACCTGAAGCTCAAGGTGCTTTACTTTCTGTTTTCCCTGAAGCCCGTCAAATCGTTGAAACTGAAATTGAAAACATGTTAAATGGTGCTTCTACACCTACTGAAGCCGCTCAAGCTATGGCTGATCAAATCAACACAGCGATTGAACAATACAATTTAGTTAATTACTAA